From a single Bacillus gobiensis genomic region:
- a CDS encoding DUF3995 domain-containing protein, whose translation MTLFLIFSSAVILIFISLLHVYWAFGGRWGTSATFPVKEDGASTEIVPPTLLTLIVAFFILFFSIILLAQSGYLPFYHADTLTKWGSVLIASIFTLRAIGDFNYVGIFKRFKGTHFSKYDTWMYIPLFLYLAISFVVAVIV comes from the coding sequence ATGACCTTGTTTCTTATTTTTTCATCTGCTGTTATATTGATTTTCATTAGTCTTCTTCATGTTTATTGGGCATTTGGAGGAAGATGGGGAACCAGTGCTACTTTTCCGGTGAAAGAAGATGGAGCAAGTACTGAAATTGTTCCTCCTACGTTACTTACATTAATAGTCGCCTTTTTTATCCTGTTTTTTTCTATTATTCTATTGGCTCAAAGTGGGTATTTACCTTTTTATCATGCAGATACATTGACAAAATGGGGAAGTGTACTCATTGCTTCGATATTTACTTTACGGGCAATCGGTGACTTTAACTATGTAGGTATCTTTAAAAGATTCAAAGGAACCCATTTTTCCAAATATGATACATGGATGTATATTCCACTTTTCCTATATTTGGCGATCTCTTTTGTTGTAGCTGTTATCGTATGA
- a CDS encoding ArsA family ATPase, which yields MRIIIYTGKGGVGKTSIAAATGARLASEGLRTLVMSTDAAHNLTDAFQVPLGPDPTPISEYLWGQEVDNLLETERNWGVVQAWFGRVIEWSDLKDINKEEMINFPGMEELFSLLKILEHVESGKYDVLIVDCAPTGETLRLLSYPNVLTWWLEKIFPHQRRLVKLARPVARIVTGGLELPDNKVMDNIEELFRRVIEVQSLLLDHSITSVRIVLNPEKMVISEARRSFTYLNLYGFNTDAIIVNRVLPVDADVGYLAEWKTRNIQYEEEITNNFQPIPILRVPLMSSEVSGLRALIDLAEVAFGERKLEEIFYVGKVEEVKQEQDGFILYLTLPFVSGKDLDVTQRGDELTIKVGAYRRKVTLPRSLTGRPILSARFVEERLRICFGERVSTSKDEEGIS from the coding sequence ATGAGAATTATCATTTATACAGGAAAAGGCGGAGTAGGAAAAACGAGTATTGCAGCGGCAACAGGGGCACGTTTGGCGTCAGAAGGGTTGCGAACATTAGTGATGAGTACAGATGCCGCGCATAATTTAACGGATGCATTTCAAGTTCCACTCGGACCAGATCCTACCCCTATTTCCGAATACCTTTGGGGACAAGAAGTAGATAACTTATTGGAGACGGAGCGAAACTGGGGCGTCGTTCAGGCGTGGTTTGGTCGAGTCATCGAATGGTCAGACCTCAAAGATATCAATAAAGAGGAAATGATCAATTTTCCTGGCATGGAAGAGTTATTCAGTCTTTTGAAAATCCTCGAACACGTGGAAAGCGGTAAATATGATGTCTTGATTGTTGATTGTGCTCCTACTGGAGAAACCCTTCGACTATTAAGCTATCCAAATGTTCTAACCTGGTGGTTGGAAAAAATATTTCCTCACCAACGTCGCTTAGTAAAACTAGCTCGACCAGTAGCAAGAATTGTAACTGGTGGATTAGAACTGCCTGATAACAAAGTGATGGACAATATCGAGGAATTATTCCGACGAGTCATTGAGGTTCAGAGTTTGTTATTAGATCACTCGATCACCTCAGTCCGAATTGTTCTCAATCCCGAGAAAATGGTTATTTCAGAGGCAAGACGATCATTTACCTATTTAAATTTATATGGATTTAATACAGATGCCATTATTGTGAACCGTGTCTTACCGGTAGATGCTGATGTTGGTTATCTGGCAGAGTGGAAAACGAGAAATATTCAATATGAAGAAGAGATAACCAATAACTTTCAACCGATTCCGATTTTACGAGTACCGCTTATGAGTTCTGAAGTGTCAGGATTACGAGCATTAATAGATTTAGCAGAAGTTGCATTTGGAGAAAGAAAATTAGAAGAAATATTCTATGTCGGAAAAGTAGAGGAAGTCAAGCAAGAACAAGATGGGTTTATCCTCTATCTCACTCTCCCCTTTGTCAGTGGAAAAGATCTAGATGTAACACAACGTGGAGATGAACTAACGATTAAAGTAGGAGCCTATCGAAGAAAAGTTACGTTGCCACGTTCGTTGACAGGAAGACCGATTTTAAGTGCACGTTTTGTTGAGGAACGATTACGTATATGTTTTGGTGAGCGTGTATCTACTTCGAAAGATGAGGAGGGTATTTCATGA
- a CDS encoding MarR family winged helix-turn-helix transcriptional regulator, giving the protein MNQLLSLFLKNWMKPLLIDQEIDETLKKVTRSELIALIILKQRGEATMSQLASEMGLQKSTLTNIRQRLTKHGLIQHYRDANDQRIIRISLTEDGEEFADRVLETMSRVLQKIKDALTSDELEQLINLLLKVAKVVQTTEQEQKDEHTTFKRIKIEDE; this is encoded by the coding sequence ATGAATCAGTTATTATCTCTCTTTCTGAAAAATTGGATGAAACCACTACTCATTGATCAAGAGATCGATGAGACTTTGAAGAAAGTGACACGTTCCGAATTGATTGCACTCATTATATTAAAACAAAGAGGAGAAGCAACGATGTCCCAGTTAGCGTCCGAAATGGGACTTCAAAAAAGTACGCTCACAAATATCAGACAACGCTTAACAAAGCATGGACTGATTCAACACTATCGTGATGCAAATGATCAACGTATCATTCGGATCAGTCTAACAGAAGATGGTGAAGAGTTCGCGGACCGTGTGCTTGAAACGATGAGTCGTGTGCTTCAAAAAATAAAAGATGCTCTTACTTCGGATGAACTGGAGCAACTAATTAATTTGCTACTCAAAGTAGCAAAAGTGGTTCAAACAACAGAACAGGAACAGAAAGATGAGCATACTACATTTAAACGCATTAAAATCGAAGATGAGTAA
- a CDS encoding MerR family transcriptional regulator encodes MTYSIGEFAKIVGVTTSTLRYYEKEGLLTPHRNENNLREFTDHDIRWVQFLLHLKGSGMSMTELKQYTKWRAMGEATIPERLDLLEKRKRLVEQEMLALQQNLDILNRKVEFYEDQLKGNKYEFVLYPNEEV; translated from the coding sequence ATGACTTATTCAATTGGAGAATTTGCCAAAATCGTCGGGGTAACAACGAGTACGCTGAGATATTATGAAAAGGAAGGGTTACTTACTCCTCATCGAAATGAAAATAATTTACGAGAATTTACTGATCATGATATCCGCTGGGTTCAATTTTTGCTCCATCTGAAAGGTTCAGGAATGTCGATGACAGAGCTAAAACAATATACCAAATGGCGTGCAATGGGTGAAGCAACGATTCCTGAAAGGTTGGATTTACTTGAAAAGCGTAAGCGTCTCGTGGAACAAGAGATGCTAGCTTTGCAACAAAACCTGGATATTTTGAATCGAAAGGTTGAATTCTATGAAGATCAGTTAAAAGGGAATAAATATGAATTCGTCCTTTATCCAAATGAAGAAGTATAA
- a CDS encoding SDR family oxidoreductase produces MANIEGKVVIIMGASGIGEATTKKLAQEGAKLMIAARREDRLQALVESLPNNEISYAVADVSKKEEVQAVVDLAVEKYGRVDVLYNNAGVMPTAPLSETHFDEWRQMLDINIMGVLNGIAAVLPIMKKQQSGHIISTDSIAGHVVYPGSAVYFGTKFAVRAIMEGLRQEERENNLRSTIISPGAVDTELYLTSQDLEVQEWLKNNQRSEGFGLKSSDIADAVAYVISTPETVAVSDILIRPTKQSI; encoded by the coding sequence ATGGCAAATATTGAAGGAAAAGTTGTCATTATTATGGGTGCAAGTGGGATTGGTGAAGCAACTACCAAGAAACTTGCACAAGAAGGAGCGAAATTAATGATTGCTGCTCGTCGCGAAGATCGCTTGCAGGCTCTTGTTGAATCATTACCAAATAATGAAATTTCATATGCTGTTGCAGATGTATCGAAAAAAGAGGAAGTTCAAGCAGTTGTAGATTTGGCAGTCGAAAAATATGGTCGTGTAGATGTACTCTACAACAATGCTGGAGTCATGCCAACTGCGCCGCTTTCAGAAACACACTTTGATGAATGGCGCCAAATGTTAGACATCAACATCATGGGTGTTTTGAATGGGATTGCTGCGGTTTTACCTATCATGAAAAAACAACAATCCGGTCATATTATTTCGACTGACTCAATTGCAGGTCATGTCGTCTATCCTGGTTCTGCTGTATACTTTGGAACAAAATTTGCTGTCCGTGCAATCATGGAAGGGTTACGCCAAGAAGAGCGTGAAAACAATCTTCGCAGCACTATCATCTCTCCAGGGGCAGTGGATACTGAATTATATCTCACTTCACAAGATCTTGAAGTGCAAGAATGGTTGAAGAACAATCAACGTTCAGAAGGTTTCGGGTTAAAGTCCAGTGACATTGCAGATGCGGTAGCGTATGTAATTAGCACACCTGAAACTGTTGCGGTAAGTGATATACTGATTCGTCCAACAAAACAAAGTATCTAA
- a CDS encoding helix-turn-helix domain-containing protein codes for MAIIINIDVMLAKRKMSVTELSERVGITMANLSILKNGKAKAIRLSTLEAICKALECQPGDILEYKIDEDSQ; via the coding sequence ATGGCAATTATAATCAATATTGATGTGATGCTGGCTAAAAGGAAAATGAGCGTAACAGAACTCTCGGAGAGGGTTGGAATAACAATGGCTAACCTTTCTATATTGAAAAATGGAAAGGCAAAAGCAATTAGGCTCTCAACTTTAGAGGCAATTTGCAAAGCATTAGAATGCCAACCTGGAGACATCTTAGAATACAAAATTGACGAAGACTCTCAATAA
- a CDS encoding DUF2975 domain-containing protein, which translates to MKHGSTLFLKIAVFLIGTPVLALCIYGLPWLANNPVNPDYAHILYPILIGMYVSAIPYYIALYKAFRLLSYIDKNKAFSQISVKALNNIKYCAITISTLYVVMMPFVYLVAEKDDAPGLIIMGMVPIFASMIIAVFAAVLQRLLQEAIDIKSENDLIV; encoded by the coding sequence ATGAAACATGGTTCAACACTCTTTTTAAAGATAGCTGTTTTTCTTATTGGAACTCCAGTTCTTGCTTTGTGTATATATGGATTGCCTTGGTTAGCTAATAATCCAGTAAATCCAGATTATGCCCATATACTATATCCCATTTTAATAGGTATGTATGTATCAGCGATACCGTATTACATTGCATTGTATAAGGCTTTTAGACTTTTAAGTTATATTGACAAGAACAAAGCTTTCTCACAAATTTCTGTTAAAGCTTTAAATAATATAAAATACTGTGCAATCACAATCAGTACCTTGTATGTGGTAATGATGCCATTCGTTTATCTCGTAGCAGAGAAAGACGATGCCCCAGGTCTCATAATAATGGGAATGGTCCCTATCTTTGCTTCAATGATAATCGCAGTATTCGCTGCTGTTCTTCAAAGACTTTTACAAGAAGCGATTGATATAAAATCGGAAAATGACTTAATAGTCTGA
- a CDS encoding carboxymuconolactone decarboxylase family protein, giving the protein MAEKQTAGRDLLGEFAPKFAELNDDVLFGEVWAREKELSPRDRSMITVSALIAGGNFEQLIPHLQKAKANGLTKDEIAEIITHLSFYAGWPKAWSAFNIAKKIYKD; this is encoded by the coding sequence ATGGCAGAAAAACAAACAGCGGGACGAGACTTGTTAGGAGAATTCGCGCCAAAATTCGCTGAACTTAACGATGATGTCTTATTCGGTGAAGTTTGGGCAAGAGAGAAAGAGTTATCTCCTCGCGATCGCAGCATGATTACAGTTTCTGCGTTAATTGCTGGTGGAAACTTTGAACAATTGATTCCACATCTTCAAAAAGCGAAGGCAAACGGATTAACGAAAGATGAAATTGCTGAAATCATTACTCATCTCTCGTTCTATGCAGGGTGGCCCAAAGCTTGGTCAGCATTTAACATCGCAAAAAAAATATATAAAGATTAA
- a CDS encoding cupin domain-containing protein has translation MANEELSKSTIFPLGEKVEANFIGDAYLQMVFTDATPLHAPIGNVTFAPGARNNWHSHKIGQVLLVTGGEGWYQEEGKPAQLLKTGDVVNIPPHVKHWHGATKDSWFVHLAITPGETDWLEPVDDEWFNKL, from the coding sequence ATGGCAAACGAAGAATTAAGCAAAAGCACAATTTTTCCATTGGGAGAAAAAGTTGAAGCAAACTTTATCGGTGATGCATACTTACAAATGGTGTTTACCGATGCGACGCCACTCCATGCACCAATTGGGAATGTAACCTTTGCTCCAGGAGCTCGGAATAACTGGCACTCTCATAAAATTGGACAAGTTTTGTTAGTTACAGGTGGTGAGGGTTGGTATCAAGAAGAAGGTAAACCAGCTCAATTACTCAAAACAGGAGATGTTGTGAATATTCCGCCACATGTAAAACATTGGCATGGTGCGACAAAAGATAGTTGGTTTGTGCACCTAGCAATTACGCCGGGAGAAACGGATTGGTTAGAACCTGTTGATGATGAATGGTTTAATAAATTATAA
- a CDS encoding DUF1569 domain-containing protein: MKNIFNHLHTEEILNRIDKLTPNSQPQWGKMDVAQMLAHCSSFQDIAMGNAVHPRGWLGILIGKFVKPIFYNDKPLARNMSTIPAILIVEEKKFETERENLKQKIITFQNNGPEKCTTYPHSFFGKLTSEQWGKGIYKHLDHHLKQFGV; the protein is encoded by the coding sequence ATGAAAAATATATTTAATCATTTGCATACAGAGGAAATTTTAAATCGTATCGATAAATTAACCCCAAATTCTCAACCACAATGGGGAAAAATGGACGTTGCCCAAATGCTAGCTCATTGCTCATCGTTCCAAGACATAGCAATGGGAAATGCTGTTCATCCGAGAGGTTGGTTAGGAATATTAATAGGGAAATTTGTAAAACCAATTTTTTATAATGACAAGCCATTAGCCCGCAATATGTCCACAATTCCGGCCATTTTGATTGTAGAAGAAAAAAAATTTGAAACAGAAAGAGAAAACCTGAAACAAAAAATTATAACATTCCAAAATAATGGGCCTGAAAAGTGCACAACTTATCCACATTCATTCTTCGGCAAACTTACTTCCGAGCAATGGGGGAAAGGAATTTACAAACACCTTGACCATCATTTAAAACAGTTTGGAGTTTAG
- a CDS encoding carboxymuconolactone decarboxylase family protein has product MHREASPLPTNKSSIELGTEIQTRLAGRPVTGEVYEFAPVIDQFLKGHLFGDIFGRDNLDFQSREIATIAALANMDGILTSGLIPG; this is encoded by the coding sequence TTGCACAGAGAAGCAAGCCCATTGCCTACCAATAAAAGCAGCATCGAACTTGGAACGGAAATTCAGACAAGACTGGCAGGGAGACCGGTTACGGGAGAGGTTTATGAATTCGCTCCAGTCATTGATCAGTTTTTGAAAGGGCACCTGTTCGGAGACATCTTCGGACGCGACAACCTGGATTTCCAGAGCAGGGAGATCGCAACTATTGCGGCCCTGGCCAATATGGATGGCATTTTAACATCGGGTTTAATACCGGGTTGA
- a CDS encoding polynucleotide kinase-phosphatase, translating to MKVVLPYAGIVLLVGPSNSGKSTLLKKLIDEEKIVPSEVVSSDQFRVLVSDIEFIDWRNHPKDEANSLSDEYGRISTEAFAMMDSMIESRCRLNKLTFVDATHLHSDDRKRYIDLARKNHVPIISIVLDIPQNILLERDEQRDNPRGKRRIKQQHQIFKREKRFLKKEGYTAVYFLDESKDIELIRRTNPIELEVQNGIDIIGDIHGCYEEMILLLEKLGYKKNQEELYVHPEGRKFISIGDVMSRGPESLKTMLFFLRHVNEGLAYMIDSNHGWKIARWLDGRKVTLNHGDEKVEQELQLFEEEQGAEQTEKTKEALKEFLKNAPSHYVFANNGIQTLVCAHAGIKDEFIGKQSRDISDFCRYGDTDGFDSKGKPIRKDWFIHHKTSPLIIWGHDPKPRPTMINRTMNIDQGVVFGGMLTAFRYPEAEIVSVKAKKDYSGASDNPLKEWEKNRLNPPNIGRFINGYSILTEEFGDVQVHQNNVKPAIDTISHVTVPIEQLIYIPPTMSPTPKPSSVDSYLEHPKEAVDYYRSNGVNTMIVEKKHMGSRGILFLFKDKEAAKKHVGTETLGVIYTRTGRRFFERDMEEKVVLKINKALSANGYFEKHDTEYVLLDAEIMPWNLKAKELISNQYAHVSENAILDRAILQKMLAAAAEGNPDLNEWLAEYEQKLTNANTFKEAFQKYCWDVEDVGQIQIAPFHVLAHSNQTFFDHSHTWHMEKNREFASYSNLFVETEYMAINDEASEAKAIKWWEEITSEGHEGIVIKPESFIARNKGKLLQPAIKVRGRKYLNIIYGMDYLLPANLERLKQRNTGKKQKLALKEFTLGLEGINRFVNGESIERVHECVLGTLAMESDPVDPRL from the coding sequence GTGAAAGTCGTACTGCCTTATGCGGGGATTGTGCTGCTGGTTGGACCTTCCAACAGCGGAAAATCGACGCTTTTAAAAAAGTTAATTGACGAAGAAAAGATCGTTCCTTCAGAAGTTGTGAGTTCTGATCAATTTCGTGTTTTGGTAAGTGACATAGAGTTTATCGATTGGCGGAACCACCCTAAAGATGAAGCAAACAGCCTGTCTGATGAATATGGAAGAATTTCTACAGAAGCTTTTGCGATGATGGATTCTATGATTGAAAGCAGATGCAGATTGAATAAATTAACCTTTGTTGATGCAACCCATCTGCACTCAGATGACCGAAAGAGATACATAGATTTAGCGAGAAAAAACCATGTCCCCATTATTTCAATTGTATTGGACATCCCGCAAAATATTTTGCTTGAAAGGGACGAGCAAAGAGACAATCCAAGAGGGAAGAGACGTATAAAACAACAGCACCAAATTTTCAAGAGAGAAAAACGTTTCTTGAAAAAAGAGGGTTACACAGCCGTTTATTTTTTAGATGAATCGAAGGACATTGAACTCATCCGTCGTACGAATCCAATAGAATTGGAAGTCCAGAATGGAATTGACATTATTGGCGACATACACGGCTGTTATGAAGAAATGATCTTGCTTCTAGAAAAGCTTGGTTATAAAAAGAATCAAGAAGAGCTATATGTCCATCCGGAAGGCAGAAAGTTCATTTCGATTGGTGACGTTATGAGCAGGGGACCGGAGTCGCTTAAAACAATGTTATTCTTTCTGCGCCATGTGAACGAAGGACTTGCTTACATGATTGACAGCAATCACGGGTGGAAAATAGCCAGATGGTTGGATGGTAGAAAGGTTACGTTAAACCATGGTGATGAAAAAGTGGAGCAAGAGCTTCAGCTATTTGAAGAGGAGCAGGGAGCGGAACAAACTGAAAAAACGAAAGAAGCTTTAAAGGAATTCTTGAAGAATGCACCTTCTCACTATGTGTTCGCCAATAATGGAATTCAAACTTTAGTCTGTGCTCACGCAGGAATAAAAGATGAATTTATTGGAAAACAATCCCGCGATATTAGTGATTTTTGCCGCTATGGAGATACAGACGGATTTGACAGCAAAGGGAAGCCAATCAGAAAAGACTGGTTTATTCATCATAAAACAAGTCCGCTTATCATTTGGGGCCATGACCCTAAGCCAAGACCTACAATGATAAATCGTACAATGAACATTGATCAGGGTGTTGTGTTTGGTGGAATGTTAACTGCTTTTCGTTATCCTGAAGCTGAAATCGTATCTGTAAAAGCAAAGAAAGACTATTCAGGAGCATCAGACAATCCATTGAAAGAATGGGAGAAAAATCGCTTAAACCCGCCAAATATCGGTAGGTTTATCAATGGGTATTCAATTTTAACCGAGGAGTTTGGGGATGTGCAGGTCCATCAGAATAACGTTAAACCAGCAATCGATACCATCTCTCATGTTACAGTGCCGATTGAGCAATTGATCTATATTCCGCCAACAATGAGTCCGACTCCTAAACCGTCTTCAGTCGATAGCTATCTTGAACATCCGAAAGAGGCAGTCGATTATTATCGCAGCAATGGCGTGAACACGATGATCGTTGAGAAGAAGCATATGGGCAGCAGAGGGATATTGTTTTTGTTTAAAGACAAGGAAGCGGCAAAGAAGCACGTCGGGACCGAAACTCTAGGAGTCATCTATACTAGGACAGGTCGTCGTTTTTTTGAAAGGGACATGGAAGAAAAAGTAGTCTTGAAGATCAATAAAGCTTTAAGTGCAAATGGTTATTTTGAAAAACACGATACCGAATATGTCCTGTTGGACGCAGAAATAATGCCGTGGAATTTGAAGGCAAAAGAACTGATCAGCAATCAATACGCACACGTCTCGGAGAATGCGATTTTGGATCGTGCTATACTGCAAAAAATGTTGGCTGCAGCTGCCGAGGGTAATCCAGACTTAAATGAATGGCTTGCAGAATATGAGCAAAAATTAACGAACGCAAATACTTTTAAAGAAGCTTTTCAAAAGTATTGCTGGGATGTAGAAGATGTAGGCCAAATTCAAATTGCGCCATTCCACGTGCTCGCCCATAGTAATCAAACATTCTTCGATCACTCTCATACGTGGCATATGGAGAAGAATCGAGAATTTGCCAGCTATTCAAACCTGTTTGTGGAAACGGAATACATGGCGATCAATGACGAAGCGAGTGAAGCAAAAGCCATTAAATGGTGGGAGGAAATAACAAGCGAGGGCCATGAAGGCATAGTGATTAAGCCTGAATCATTCATCGCAAGAAATAAAGGAAAGCTTCTCCAGCCGGCAATTAAGGTGAGGGGCCGCAAATACCTGAATATTATTTACGGAATGGATTATTTGCTGCCTGCAAATCTGGAAAGATTAAAACAAAGAAACACCGGCAAAAAACAAAAACTTGCCTTAAAAGAGTTTACGTTGGGGCTGGAAGGAATTAATCGTTTTGTAAATGGAGAATCGATCGAAAGGGTTCATGAGTGCGTTCTTGGAACGTTAGCAATGGAGTCTGATCCTGTGGATCCGAGATTGTAA
- a CDS encoding methyltransferase domain-containing protein: MQLTIKASGENVKFISHLLAKNPNNIYERNHKGHLVRLFYSKFTETAVEVTIFVTPDPIELMRNNANAYDITHYINDREFAVSSIFISFIRKALGTALNGQPKEEYIKWVDHPFAFQFSFGPVSSSLSDQHIMDLFQPLGFEVEITRADTDYYFDFKSKSTARFISLKGYTTLQTGLRQLFVLIPVLDNYKHYFIDEKEIEKLERYGQVWLEDHPEKGFILRQFLRFKEIYSVIDNKTEMRKKNDEARTRLNDLRYEKIIEKINSMSHKQRIVDFGSGEGKLSYRLGFVNGVQEVLAVEPSETTSLRAVERFKKAENTDGFVSPEPVWGSLFYYDERLKSKDIMILCEVIEHIDEERLPKVMDTILQEYQPKALIITTPNKEYNAVYKMETHFRHNDHRFEWTRGEFRKWCTNRNQDEKYELSFDGIGEEHILYGSPTQMCVFVRKEGE, translated from the coding sequence ATGCAATTGACTATTAAGGCTTCAGGTGAGAACGTGAAATTTATTTCTCATCTTTTAGCTAAAAATCCAAACAATATATATGAAAGAAATCATAAAGGCCATTTGGTTAGGCTTTTTTATAGCAAGTTTACTGAAACAGCGGTTGAAGTGACCATCTTTGTTACTCCGGATCCTATTGAACTGATGAGAAACAACGCAAATGCATACGACATTACTCACTACATAAATGACCGGGAATTTGCTGTAAGCAGCATCTTCATCTCTTTTATTAGAAAAGCGCTCGGTACTGCTTTAAATGGGCAGCCGAAGGAGGAATACATTAAGTGGGTCGATCATCCTTTTGCCTTCCAATTCAGTTTTGGGCCCGTTTCATCGAGCCTTTCTGATCAACACATAATGGATCTCTTTCAGCCATTAGGGTTTGAAGTTGAAATTACCAGAGCAGATACAGATTATTATTTCGATTTCAAATCTAAAAGCACGGCAAGATTTATCTCCTTAAAAGGATATACCACTTTACAAACGGGACTAAGACAGCTTTTCGTGCTGATTCCTGTATTGGATAACTATAAGCATTACTTTATTGATGAAAAAGAAATTGAAAAGCTAGAGAGGTACGGGCAAGTGTGGCTTGAGGATCACCCGGAAAAAGGGTTTATTTTACGGCAGTTTCTTCGGTTTAAAGAAATATACAGCGTCATAGATAACAAAACTGAAATGAGAAAGAAAAATGATGAAGCGAGAACCAGGCTTAACGACTTACGGTATGAAAAAATCATTGAAAAGATTAATAGCATGTCTCATAAACAAAGAATAGTTGACTTTGGTTCAGGAGAAGGTAAACTCTCATATCGTTTAGGGTTCGTTAATGGGGTTCAAGAAGTTTTAGCAGTTGAGCCGTCTGAAACCACATCATTAAGAGCAGTGGAACGGTTTAAAAAAGCAGAAAATACAGACGGATTTGTCTCTCCTGAACCAGTTTGGGGTTCCCTTTTTTATTACGACGAAAGACTAAAGAGCAAGGATATCATGATTTTATGTGAGGTCATTGAGCATATTGATGAGGAGCGGCTGCCAAAAGTGATGGATACTATTCTTCAAGAATACCAGCCGAAGGCATTAATCATTACGACTCCGAATAAAGAATACAACGCTGTGTACAAAATGGAAACCCACTTTCGCCATAATGACCATCGGTTTGAATGGACAAGAGGTGAATTCCGTAAATGGTGCACAAACAGGAATCAAGATGAAAAATATGAACTTTCGTTTGATGGAATTGGTGAAGAGCACATTCTATATGGTTCTCCTACCCAAATGTGTGTGTTTGTGAGAAAGGAGGGGGAATAG
- a CDS encoding beta-class carbonic anhydrase — MSSISKILDHNKAFVEQSRYQEFQTTKYPDKKIVILTCMDTRLLELLPKAMGLRNGDAKIIKNAGAVISHPFGSIMRSILVAIYELKAEEVCVIGHHGCGMIGLQSSSILEKAKQNGTDENLIDTLTNAGIDLDKWLTGFPCVEESVSNSVRLIKNHPLSPNHIPVHGMIIHPETGKLDLVIDGYNSTNLPESGKRGCS, encoded by the coding sequence ATGTCTTCAATTTCAAAAATTCTCGATCATAACAAGGCTTTTGTTGAGCAAAGCAGGTATCAAGAGTTTCAAACAACAAAGTATCCAGATAAAAAAATAGTCATCCTCACCTGCATGGATACTCGTTTACTGGAATTGCTGCCAAAAGCAATGGGACTACGAAATGGGGATGCGAAAATTATTAAAAACGCCGGTGCTGTTATTTCTCACCCATTTGGCAGTATAATGCGGAGCATTCTCGTCGCTATTTATGAATTGAAGGCGGAGGAAGTATGTGTGATCGGTCATCACGGCTGCGGAATGATAGGCCTGCAGTCATCCTCTATTCTTGAAAAAGCAAAACAAAATGGAACAGACGAGAATCTAATCGATACTCTTACAAATGCCGGGATTGATTTGGACAAGTGGCTGACAGGTTTTCCATGTGTAGAGGAAAGTGTTTCTAATAGTGTCCGTTTAATTAAAAATCATCCTTTAAGTCCGAATCATATACCAGTTCATGGGATGATTATTCATCCTGAAACAGGAAAATTGGATCTGGTGATTGATGGATATAACAGCACTAACCTACCCGAGTCTGGAAAGCGGGGTTGTTCATAA